Proteins from a genomic interval of Candidatus Methylomirabilis lanthanidiphila:
- a CDS encoding Ribbon-helix-helix protein, copG family — translation MARVNVFLKDELLDKINEEAKDEGTNRSALIQTALEEHLEAKRKKREEEEQRKEMKEASERMDRLAKKLGRWDAQAIIRKFRDTNLKGDR, via the coding sequence ATGGCGCGCGTAAACGTGTTCTTGAAAGACGAATTGCTTGACAAAATCAACGAGGAAGCGAAAGACGAAGGAACCAATCGCAGCGCTCTCATTCAGACTGCATTAGAAGAACACCTGGAGGCGAAACGGAAGAAGCGAGAAGAAGAGGAACAGCGGAAAGAGATGAAAGAGGCCTCCGAAAGGATGGACCGATTAGCCAAAAAACTCGGCCGCTGGGACGCCCAGGCGATCATCCGGAAGTTCCGCGACACCAATTTGAAGGGTGACCGGTGA
- the vapC_1 gene encoding tRNA(fMet)-specific endonuclease VapC, with product MIPTYHAGYVVDASVLTKWFMEEEDRDLALGLRELHISGRSTLCVSELTCFEILNAIRYGPKAKEEDGAEALHVLERLHLQVKPTDLQLLRKANAIAWAYKITIYDALHVALAEQLGYPLITADEVMVKKLRAHSIVVALRDLEF from the coding sequence GTGATCCCCACCTACCACGCCGGCTATGTTGTTGATGCGTCAGTTCTGACCAAGTGGTTTATGGAGGAGGAAGACCGTGACCTCGCGCTTGGTCTAAGGGAACTCCATATATCCGGCCGATCCACCCTGTGTGTTTCGGAGCTGACGTGTTTTGAAATTCTCAATGCTATCCGGTACGGCCCAAAGGCAAAAGAAGAGGACGGCGCTGAAGCGCTCCACGTGCTCGAAAGATTACACCTCCAGGTGAAGCCGACCGATCTTCAACTACTGCGCAAAGCCAACGCCATCGCCTGGGCCTACAAGATCACCATCTACGACGCGCTCCATGTGGCTCTTGCTGAGCAACTGGGATACCCCCTCATCACCGCCGATGAGGTCATGGTGAAAAAGCTGAGGGCCCACAGCATCGTAGTCGCATTGAGAGACCTGGAGTTTTAA
- a CDS encoding XRE family transcriptional regulator — MTTKTNKPVRVEHSSGNVFADLGPPHPERELLKARLTLHIYRIIKQRGLTQVEAGQILGIKQPHVSALMRNRSGNFSVERLTEFLTALGQDVEITVRPTRKARGEVSVVVA; from the coding sequence ATGACCACAAAAACGAACAAGCCTGTCCGGGTAGAACACAGCAGCGGGAATGTGTTCGCCGACCTCGGCCCTCCTCATCCAGAGCGGGAACTTCTGAAGGCACGTCTAACGCTGCACATTTACCGCATCATTAAACAGCGCGGCCTTACCCAGGTTGAAGCGGGACAAATCCTCGGCATCAAGCAGCCTCACGTCTCCGCATTGATGCGCAACCGCTCCGGCAACTTCTCTGTCGAGCGCCTCACAGAGTTTCTCACCGCCCTGGGGCAGGACGTGGAGATCACCGTCAGGCCCACACGCAAGGCCCGGGGCGAAGTGTCCGTCGTCGTCGCGTAA
- a CDS encoding Ribonuclease VapC26, translating into MPSILVDTGPLYAMADQDDDWHARVVGFLKRSQAELIVSIAVLPEAAYLLATHLGLEAEQKLIHSFVNGEMTLEHLTLQDLQRTLELLNRYAAARIGFVDAAVVATAERLRISRILTTDRRDFSLIRPRHCKAFELLP; encoded by the coding sequence ATGCCCTCGATCCTCGTTGATACCGGCCCTCTGTACGCGATGGCCGATCAGGATGACGACTGGCACGCTCGGGTGGTCGGGTTCCTCAAGCGTTCACAAGCTGAGCTGATTGTTTCTATCGCTGTGCTGCCGGAAGCCGCTTATCTGTTGGCCACTCATCTGGGACTCGAGGCAGAGCAGAAGCTGATCCACTCCTTCGTGAACGGCGAGATGACGCTGGAGCACCTCACGCTCCAAGACTTACAACGTACCCTTGAACTCCTCAATCGCTATGCGGCTGCGCGCATCGGATTCGTCGACGCAGCCGTCGTGGCGACGGCCGAGCGTTTGAGAATCTCGCGCATTCTGACAACCGACCGACGTGATTTTTCCCTCATACGCCCACGTCATTGTAAAGCATTTGAGTTACTCCCATGA
- a CDS encoding Ribbon-helix-helix protein, copG family, whose amino-acid sequence MKRTTVFADEDLLRRLREIARREQTTLSEIIRTALERYASRRRPRRSSLSLVAIGRSGRKDVAEHAEELLGKGFGR is encoded by the coding sequence ATGAAACGGACGACAGTCTTTGCGGATGAAGATCTACTGCGCAGGTTACGTGAGATTGCGAGACGTGAGCAGACAACGCTATCGGAGATCATCAGAACCGCGCTCGAACGCTACGCCTCACGCCGTCGACCCAGGCGTTCCAGCCTGTCGCTAGTGGCAATCGGCCGAAGCGGGCGTAAGGATGTGGCCGAACACGCTGAGGAATTACTCGGTAAGGGCTTTGGCCGCTGA
- a CDS encoding aspartate aminotransferase, with product MEEFHRISRLPPYVFNIVTELKVKARARGDDIIDFGMGNPDLPTPPHIVEKLCEAARNPRNHRYSASRGITKLRSAIADWYARRYGVEINPEREAIATIGAKEGLSHLALAVVEPGDVALVPSPTYPIHPYSVIIAGGDVRSVRLEEGTDFYEALVTAHRESWPPPKLLILSFPHNPTTATVDLAFFEKVVAFAQEHHLILIHDLAYADLTFDGYQAPSLLQVPGAKEIGVEFFTLSKSYNMPGWRVGFCVGNPRIIAALTRLKSYLDYGMFQPIQIAAIIALNGPQACVGKTVETYRVRRDALVDGLNRIGWTLSKPKGTMFVWAKIPEAYLGMGSLEFSKFLLDKAKVAVSPGIGFGQYGDAYVRFALVENEHRTRQAIQGLKRVL from the coding sequence ATGGAGGAATTTCACCGTATTAGTCGGCTGCCTCCGTATGTCTTTAATATCGTAACCGAGCTCAAGGTCAAGGCGCGGGCTCGCGGCGATGATATTATCGACTTCGGGATGGGCAACCCCGATCTGCCGACCCCTCCCCATATCGTCGAAAAACTCTGCGAAGCGGCCCGGAATCCTCGTAACCACCGGTACTCGGCCTCGCGCGGGATTACAAAGCTCCGATCCGCCATCGCCGACTGGTATGCGCGGCGATACGGGGTGGAGATTAATCCTGAGCGGGAGGCAATTGCCACCATCGGCGCCAAGGAGGGGTTGTCGCACCTGGCCTTGGCGGTCGTCGAGCCGGGGGATGTGGCCTTGGTGCCTAGTCCGACGTATCCGATTCATCCGTACTCGGTGATCATTGCCGGGGGGGATGTGCGTAGCGTTCGTCTTGAAGAGGGGACCGATTTTTACGAGGCGCTCGTAACCGCCCACCGTGAAAGTTGGCCGCCGCCCAAACTGCTGATCCTGAGCTTTCCCCACAACCCCACAACCGCCACTGTGGACCTCGCGTTTTTCGAAAAGGTGGTGGCGTTTGCGCAGGAGCATCATTTGATTTTGATTCACGATCTGGCCTATGCGGATCTGACCTTTGACGGCTATCAGGCGCCAAGCCTCCTGCAGGTCCCAGGGGCCAAGGAGATCGGGGTAGAGTTCTTCACGCTCTCCAAGAGCTATAATATGCCAGGCTGGCGGGTCGGGTTTTGCGTCGGAAACCCGCGAATCATTGCGGCCCTGACGCGGCTCAAAAGCTATCTGGATTACGGCATGTTCCAGCCGATACAGATCGCGGCGATCATCGCGCTGAACGGCCCGCAGGCCTGCGTGGGGAAGACGGTAGAGACGTACCGGGTGCGCCGTGATGCGCTGGTGGACGGGCTGAACCGGATCGGGTGGACGCTCTCGAAGCCGAAGGGTACGATGTTTGTCTGGGCCAAGATCCCGGAGGCGTACCTGGGTATGGGTTCTCTGGAATTTTCGAAGTTCCTGCTGGACAAGGCGAAGGTCGCTGTCTCGCCGGGGATCGGGTTCGGACAGTACGGCGATGCCTATGTTCGATTTGCCCTTGTCGAGAACGAGCACCGAACTCGCCAGGCCATCCAGGGCCTCAAGCGGGTGTTGTGA
- a CDS encoding amidophosphoribosyltransferase, with translation MKMSTLRLDKFREECGVVGIYGHSEAANLAYLALYALQHRGQESAGIATSDGGALHLEKGMGLVADVFSETKLRRLKGALAIGHVRYSTTGTSHLKNAQPLLAGYLRGQIALAHNGNLTNAEKIRHDLEAQGSIFGSTTDSEVIVHLIARSRESNLLEASIDALSQIRGAYSLAIMNETELLGIRDPYGFRPLSLGKLGDAWILASESCAFDLIEAQFVRDIEPGEFIRINESGVHTFFPFPPAPKSQCIFEYVYFSRPDSFLFGRSVAGIRKDLGRYLAREHPVEADVVIPVPDSGVPAALGFAEEAHLPFEHGLIRNHYVGRTFIEPKQAIRHFGVKIKLNAIQELLEGKRVVVVDDSIVRGTTSRKIVSMIRAAGASEVHVRISSPPTIAPCYYGIDTPTRKELIASTHDVEEIRRYLRADSLGYLSLKGLQQAAGKENQGTADFCHACFSGCYPVPFVEENQKQLRLFTD, from the coding sequence ATGAAGATGTCTACGCTACGGCTGGATAAGTTTCGCGAAGAGTGCGGCGTCGTAGGGATCTACGGCCATTCTGAGGCCGCCAACCTCGCCTATCTGGCGTTGTACGCGCTGCAACACAGGGGACAGGAAAGCGCCGGTATTGCGACGTCTGACGGTGGAGCCTTACATCTTGAAAAGGGTATGGGGCTGGTGGCGGACGTCTTTTCCGAGACCAAGCTTCGTCGCCTCAAGGGTGCGCTGGCCATCGGGCATGTCCGTTACTCGACAACCGGGACCTCGCATCTCAAAAATGCGCAGCCGCTGCTGGCCGGCTACCTGCGAGGCCAGATCGCCTTGGCGCACAACGGCAATCTGACAAACGCTGAGAAGATTCGCCATGATCTCGAAGCGCAGGGCTCGATATTCGGTTCTACGACTGACAGCGAGGTGATCGTTCACCTGATCGCCCGCTCGCGGGAGTCGAACCTGCTGGAGGCGTCCATCGATGCGCTGAGCCAGATTCGGGGCGCCTACTCGCTGGCCATTATGAATGAGACTGAGTTGCTGGGGATCCGCGATCCGTACGGATTTCGTCCTTTATCGTTAGGAAAACTTGGCGATGCGTGGATCCTGGCGTCGGAGAGTTGCGCCTTTGATCTGATCGAGGCGCAATTCGTGCGCGACATCGAGCCCGGCGAATTCATTCGGATCAATGAAAGCGGTGTGCATACGTTCTTTCCGTTCCCACCCGCGCCCAAGTCGCAGTGTATCTTTGAGTACGTCTACTTTTCGAGGCCGGATAGCTTCTTATTTGGGCGATCGGTTGCGGGGATTCGTAAGGATCTCGGCAGGTATCTGGCGCGCGAGCACCCGGTCGAGGCGGATGTAGTAATTCCGGTTCCCGATTCCGGGGTGCCCGCCGCGCTCGGTTTTGCTGAAGAGGCGCATCTGCCGTTTGAGCACGGCCTGATCCGCAATCATTATGTTGGCCGGACCTTTATCGAGCCGAAGCAGGCCATTCGGCATTTTGGGGTAAAGATCAAACTCAATGCCATTCAGGAGTTGCTCGAGGGGAAGCGCGTCGTCGTTGTGGACGACTCCATTGTTCGCGGGACGACCAGCCGGAAGATCGTCTCGATGATCCGGGCGGCCGGCGCCTCTGAAGTCCATGTACGGATCAGCTCGCCCCCCACGATCGCTCCCTGCTACTACGGAATCGACACCCCGACACGTAAGGAACTGATCGCATCCACGCATGATGTCGAGGAGATTCGGCGCTATCTTCGCGCGGACAGCCTCGGCTATCTGAGCCTGAAAGGATTGCAACAGGCAGCCGGAAAAGAGAACCAGGGGACAGCAGATTTTTGCCACGCCTGTTTCAGCGGCTGTTACCCGGTTCCTTTTGTTGAAGAGAATCAGAAGCAACTCCGCCTCTTTACGGATTAG
- a CDS encoding H+ translocating pyrophosphate synthase (pyrophosphate-energized proton pump) (Pyrophosphate-energized inorganic pyrophosphatase), whose amino-acid sequence MSEASIVLPTFGPQEWKILWFVLVSAFIALGYGAYLAKKTIQEDPGSQAMQDVAKAIEEGALAYLARQVKTMIWFVIAITIGLFFMYRALYEGMLLPLGVALAFLMGVAASYGAGYVGMLLAVKGNVRTAAAALHSFKHSLEVAFRAGTVSGMFTVGLGLLGATIIFLLFKENAMKILVGFGFGGSLAALFMRMGGGIFTKAADVGADLVGKVEKGIPEDDPRNAATIADNVGDNVGDCAGMAADVFESYEVTLVAAIILGAGAMLDKDFVESFGGAANASKVVLALIIYPLLIRAVGVFGSILGTWCVRGKDDPNMNPMRPINVGFWVAALSSVVGFWVVSYLYLGDIVSDKYGALWWRVFLANVMGIALALLIQWLTEYFTATDKKPVTEIAYSSRTGPATLILSGFAAGLESSVWAILAIAATIFGAVSIFGGSFALSAYGIALAGLGLLATTGFVLAEDTFGPISDNANGIFEMSGALKNNPKTPSGIEAHRIVAKLDAVGNTTKALTKGLAIATAVIAAVSLFRSFIDEAQLFEQGIQVNLPEVFIGFLIGGAVPFLFSSFAIQAVSRAAFLLVEEVRRQFREKPGIMEFKEKPDYGRCVEIVTAAAQKELLGPGVLSIVSPILVAFAFGAPALGGFLAGAILTGQLMAVFLSNTGGAWDNAKKKIEEGLFGGKGTDCHKAAVIGDTVGDPFKDTAGPAINPMIKVMNLVAILIAPLAIRQISWGTRGMIVLACAIILGLSVLFSKRGSIVVEEEPVAAAKAETSRAH is encoded by the coding sequence ATGAGTGAAGCCAGTATCGTATTGCCAACATTTGGCCCGCAGGAATGGAAGATCCTCTGGTTTGTCCTGGTTTCGGCTTTTATCGCCTTGGGGTACGGGGCCTACCTGGCGAAAAAGACCATCCAGGAAGACCCCGGCAGTCAGGCCATGCAGGATGTTGCTAAGGCGATTGAAGAGGGGGCGCTGGCCTATCTTGCGCGACAGGTGAAGACGATGATCTGGTTCGTCATCGCCATCACAATCGGCCTCTTCTTCATGTATCGCGCGCTCTACGAGGGGATGCTCCTGCCGCTTGGCGTGGCGCTCGCCTTCTTGATGGGGGTTGCAGCCTCCTATGGGGCAGGGTACGTCGGCATGTTGCTGGCCGTGAAGGGCAATGTGCGGACGGCGGCAGCCGCGCTCCACAGCTTCAAACATTCGTTGGAGGTCGCATTTCGGGCCGGGACTGTCTCCGGGATGTTTACCGTCGGGCTCGGGCTCCTCGGTGCCACGATCATCTTCCTGCTGTTCAAAGAGAATGCCATGAAGATCCTGGTGGGCTTTGGCTTTGGCGGGTCGCTCGCCGCCCTCTTCATGCGCATGGGAGGCGGCATCTTCACCAAGGCGGCCGACGTCGGGGCCGACCTGGTCGGGAAGGTGGAAAAGGGGATTCCGGAAGATGACCCGCGTAATGCCGCTACGATCGCCGACAACGTGGGCGACAACGTGGGCGACTGCGCCGGGATGGCGGCCGACGTCTTCGAGTCGTATGAGGTGACGCTGGTGGCGGCGATTATCCTGGGAGCCGGGGCGATGCTGGATAAGGATTTTGTCGAGTCGTTCGGCGGAGCCGCCAATGCCTCCAAGGTCGTCCTGGCCCTGATCATCTACCCCCTCTTAATCCGTGCCGTAGGCGTCTTCGGCTCCATCCTCGGGACCTGGTGCGTTCGTGGTAAGGACGATCCCAACATGAACCCGATGAGGCCGATCAATGTCGGCTTCTGGGTGGCGGCCCTCAGCTCCGTCGTCGGCTTCTGGGTCGTCAGCTACCTCTACCTTGGCGACATCGTGAGCGACAAATACGGCGCCCTCTGGTGGCGTGTGTTCCTGGCCAATGTCATGGGGATCGCCCTGGCTCTGCTGATCCAGTGGCTGACGGAATATTTCACCGCGACCGACAAGAAGCCTGTGACCGAGATCGCCTATTCCAGCCGGACTGGGCCGGCCACGCTGATCCTCTCTGGATTTGCCGCGGGTCTGGAGTCGAGCGTGTGGGCCATCCTGGCCATTGCTGCGACCATCTTTGGTGCCGTCAGTATCTTTGGCGGGAGCTTTGCACTGTCAGCATATGGGATCGCCCTGGCCGGGCTTGGGCTGCTGGCGACCACCGGCTTCGTGCTGGCCGAGGATACCTTCGGTCCCATCTCCGACAACGCGAACGGCATCTTCGAGATGTCGGGGGCGCTAAAGAACAACCCGAAAACGCCGTCGGGGATCGAGGCCCATCGGATTGTCGCCAAGCTCGACGCCGTCGGCAATACGACCAAGGCTCTGACAAAGGGGCTGGCCATCGCCACCGCGGTCATCGCCGCTGTCTCTCTTTTCCGCTCCTTCATCGACGAAGCGCAGCTCTTCGAGCAGGGGATTCAGGTGAACCTGCCGGAGGTCTTCATCGGCTTCCTGATCGGGGGGGCGGTCCCGTTCCTCTTCTCTTCGTTTGCGATCCAGGCGGTGAGCCGGGCGGCCTTTCTCCTGGTGGAAGAGGTGAGACGGCAGTTCAGAGAGAAGCCGGGGATCATGGAGTTCAAGGAGAAGCCGGACTACGGTCGGTGCGTGGAGATCGTGACCGCTGCGGCGCAGAAGGAGTTGCTTGGGCCAGGCGTCCTGTCGATCGTCAGTCCGATCCTGGTCGCCTTCGCGTTCGGCGCGCCGGCACTGGGGGGCTTCCTCGCCGGCGCGATTCTCACCGGCCAGCTTATGGCGGTGTTCCTCTCCAACACCGGCGGCGCGTGGGATAATGCCAAGAAGAAGATCGAAGAGGGGCTGTTCGGCGGAAAGGGGACCGACTGCCACAAAGCCGCCGTCATTGGCGATACGGTCGGCGACCCGTTCAAGGACACCGCCGGACCGGCTATCAACCCCATGATCAAGGTCATGAACCTGGTTGCGATCCTGATTGCCCCCTTGGCAATCCGCCAGATAAGCTGGGGCACGCGGGGTATGATCGTGTTAGCGTGCGCGATCATCCTGGGGCTGTCAGTGCTCTTCAGCAAGCGCGGCTCCATCGTGGTGGAAGAAGAGCCCGTAGCCGCCGCGAAGGCGGAGACCAGCCGCGCGCACTAA
- the mazE6 gene encoding Antitoxin MazE6, translated as MKTAVSVPDEIFKQAERLAKRARMSRSRLFSEALREYVARHAPEEVTEAMDRVCGELGEAATDEFTVEAGRQILAHSEW; from the coding sequence ATGAAAACCGCCGTATCGGTTCCTGACGAGATCTTCAAGCAGGCCGAAAGGTTGGCCAAGCGGGCGCGCATGTCTCGCAGTCGACTGTTCAGTGAGGCGCTCCGGGAGTACGTCGCACGCCATGCCCCGGAGGAGGTGACCGAGGCGATGGACCGCGTGTGCGGGGAACTGGGGGAAGCCGCAACGGACGAGTTCACGGTCGAGGCGGGGCGTCAGATTCTGGCGCACAGCGAATGGTGA
- the mazF6 gene encoding mRNA interferase MazF6 gives MVISQGEVWWADLPAPTGPVPGFRRPVVVVQGDGLNRSRIGTVVCVPLTSNLKWAAAPGNVMLLPRVTGLTRESVANVSQLVTIDKAYLAERVGKLPVAKVQLILAGIDVVLGR, from the coding sequence ATGGTGATTTCGCAGGGCGAGGTCTGGTGGGCGGATCTACCGGCACCTACCGGACCCGTCCCCGGCTTTCGGCGTCCTGTCGTTGTGGTCCAGGGAGACGGCTTAAACCGCAGTCGGATCGGTACGGTCGTATGTGTTCCATTGACCAGCAATCTCAAGTGGGCTGCCGCGCCCGGCAACGTGATGCTGTTGCCCCGCGTCACCGGGCTGACCAGGGAGTCGGTCGCTAATGTGTCGCAGTTGGTAACTATTGACAAGGCCTACCTTGCAGAACGGGTCGGCAAACTTCCGGTCGCAAAGGTACAACTAATCCTGGCTGGTATCGATGTCGTGCTGGGCCGATAG
- a CDS encoding magnesium transporter translates to MNTMPLLFSRLRHCPILDAEGRLVGQLKDLIILPLGVLPPVTKFVVLTSDKEELILPWEAVARLEQEPAAIHLSSQREALQPIEPRAEEMGLGRTLVDRKVVDTKRHKVIRVNDLEFQEAQGRLHLVAVECGLRSLLRHLVSDASVERIERLFNARLERETIAWEVVEPVETELTKAKHRATYAKLAKLHPADIADIIEELNPSERATVLAALDEETAAETLTETEPEVQSSMVQMMESEQAADILERMEPDEAADILSDLPEEKAQELLDTMEEEEAQEVVELLTHEEDTAGGLMTTEVFTLPPDLTMVDAIGRLRSAEGAEAETIYYIYVTDDLDRLLGVLSLRDLILADPGRRLDDIMVRQVISVRPETDLREVAETFTKYNLLAVPVVDEGGELRGIITVDDVLNLILPMIWKQRVAKKYI, encoded by the coding sequence ATGAACACCATGCCTCTCCTCTTTTCAAGGTTGCGCCATTGTCCGATCCTCGATGCTGAGGGTCGGCTGGTAGGTCAGCTTAAGGACCTGATTATCCTGCCATTGGGGGTCCTGCCTCCGGTGACTAAGTTCGTGGTCCTGACGTCCGACAAGGAGGAGCTGATTCTGCCCTGGGAGGCCGTGGCTCGCCTGGAACAGGAGCCGGCGGCGATTCACCTGTCGTCGCAGCGTGAGGCGCTGCAGCCGATCGAGCCGCGAGCCGAAGAGATGGGGTTAGGCAGGACGCTCGTGGATCGGAAGGTCGTAGATACGAAGCGCCACAAAGTGATCCGGGTTAACGACCTTGAGTTCCAGGAGGCGCAGGGACGACTACACCTGGTCGCGGTGGAGTGCGGGCTCCGGAGTCTCTTACGACATCTGGTCTCCGATGCCTCTGTTGAACGGATCGAGCGCCTGTTCAATGCGCGGTTGGAACGGGAGACGATTGCGTGGGAGGTGGTCGAACCGGTCGAGACGGAGCTGACCAAGGCCAAGCACCGCGCAACCTATGCCAAACTGGCAAAACTCCATCCGGCCGACATCGCCGACATCATCGAGGAGCTGAACCCAAGTGAGCGCGCGACCGTGCTGGCGGCGCTGGATGAAGAGACCGCGGCCGAGACGCTGACCGAGACGGAGCCGGAGGTTCAGAGCTCGATGGTTCAGATGATGGAGAGTGAGCAGGCTGCCGACATCCTGGAGCGTATGGAACCGGACGAGGCGGCGGATATCTTGAGCGACCTGCCGGAAGAGAAGGCGCAGGAGCTTCTGGACACGATGGAAGAAGAGGAGGCTCAGGAGGTGGTTGAACTGCTGACGCACGAGGAGGACACCGCCGGCGGGCTGATGACCACTGAGGTGTTTACACTGCCGCCCGACCTCACCATGGTTGACGCGATTGGCCGGCTCCGCTCCGCTGAGGGGGCTGAGGCCGAGACGATCTATTACATCTACGTCACCGACGACCTGGATCGGTTGCTTGGGGTGCTGAGCCTTCGAGATCTGATCCTGGCCGATCCGGGCCGGCGCCTTGATGACATTATGGTGCGGCAGGTCATCAGCGTGCGACCGGAGACCGACCTGCGCGAGGTTGCGGAGACCTTTACCAAGTATAATTTATTGGCAGTGCCGGTTGTAGACGAGGGGGGGGAGTTGAGAGGGATCATCACAGTCGATGACGTCCTGAACCTGATCCTCCCAATGATATGGAAGCAGCGCGTAGCGAAAAAGTACATTTAG
- the cbiX gene encoding Sirohydrochlorin cobaltochelatase, whose product MTCEVVLLVGHGSREPSGNEEFLQLSEQMRKAVVGAMTEVCFVDSAEPDIPTGLDACVRMGAQEVVVLPVMLFAAGHVKVEIPSEIDLARVRHPEIRFRYGRPFGLHPKMLQILDQRLGEIEGALPGAPEETAVLLVGRGSSDPDANGDVCKLARLLWERRRFGWVESCFIGITKPDFAEGVRRCVALGARRLLILPYLLFSGVLIRRIGMRLHELQRLYPNIAMGVARYLEGHPNLVTVLLERYEEARYGTAVMNCEICKQRVLVGHEAVTPLPAAVVPG is encoded by the coding sequence ATGACCTGTGAAGTTGTGCTCCTCGTTGGCCATGGCAGTCGCGAGCCTTCTGGAAACGAGGAGTTCCTCCAACTTTCGGAACAGATGAGGAAGGCTGTGGTCGGCGCCATGACGGAGGTTTGCTTCGTTGACTCGGCAGAGCCGGACATCCCCACCGGGTTAGACGCCTGTGTGCGCATGGGGGCGCAGGAGGTTGTGGTGCTGCCCGTGATGCTGTTCGCGGCCGGCCACGTCAAAGTGGAGATCCCATCTGAAATCGATCTGGCGCGAGTACGCCACCCAGAGATCAGGTTCCGCTACGGGCGACCCTTCGGGCTTCACCCGAAGATGCTGCAGATCCTTGACCAGCGCCTCGGGGAGATCGAGGGCGCGCTTCCTGGCGCGCCAGAGGAGACGGCTGTCCTACTGGTCGGCCGTGGCAGCAGCGATCCGGACGCCAATGGCGACGTGTGTAAGTTGGCGAGGCTGCTGTGGGAGAGGCGAAGGTTCGGCTGGGTGGAGAGCTGCTTCATCGGCATCACCAAGCCCGACTTTGCTGAGGGGGTTCGTCGATGCGTGGCGCTGGGCGCACGACGGCTTCTGATCCTGCCGTACCTGCTGTTCTCAGGGGTCCTTATTCGACGGATCGGGATGCGCTTGCACGAGTTGCAGCGCTTGTACCCGAACATCGCCATGGGCGTGGCCAGATACCTTGAAGGCCATCCAAATCTGGTAACCGTACTACTGGAGCGGTATGAGGAGGCCCGTTATGGGACCGCAGTTATGAACTGTGAGATATGCAAGCAACGAGTCTTGGTAGGTCATGAGGCAGTGACCCCTCTGCCTGCGGCCGTGGTGCCGGGATAG
- the cbiC gene encoding Cobalt-precorrin-8X methylmutase, with protein sequence MQPKQTLLPTSRHVTVLAPEAIEVESFRIIEQEMGPHDFSVLEWPVVQRVIHSTADFDLGSSLVFHPRAIEAGIAAIRSGCDVVVDVRMVQAGISAALLERFGGHVRCFMADPDVVELAKVNGTTRAIQCVRKAAQKVPGAIYAIGNAPTALLELVRLIEDGEASVSLVIGVPVGFVAAVESKEQLRTQGLVPYITNHGRKGGTPVAVSIVNALLRIAQGRGEPAR encoded by the coding sequence GTGCAGCCTAAGCAGACCCTTCTTCCCACGTCACGCCACGTCACGGTCCTTGCGCCCGAGGCGATCGAGGTCGAGTCATTCCGGATCATCGAGCAAGAGATGGGGCCGCACGACTTCTCGGTCCTCGAGTGGCCGGTGGTGCAGCGGGTGATTCACTCGACGGCCGACTTCGATCTGGGTTCAAGTCTCGTCTTCCACCCGCGAGCCATTGAGGCCGGGATTGCCGCCATTCGGAGTGGGTGTGATGTTGTGGTGGACGTCCGGATGGTGCAGGCGGGGATCAGTGCTGCCCTGCTCGAACGGTTTGGCGGCCATGTGCGCTGCTTTATGGCCGATCCCGATGTGGTCGAGCTGGCCAAGGTGAATGGGACGACGCGAGCCATCCAGTGCGTGCGCAAGGCAGCACAAAAGGTGCCAGGGGCGATCTATGCCATCGGCAACGCCCCGACGGCGCTCCTTGAGCTTGTGCGCCTGATCGAGGACGGCGAGGCGAGCGTAAGCCTTGTCATCGGGGTGCCGGTCGGCTTTGTGGCTGCGGTGGAATCGAAGGAGCAGCTCCGGACGCAGGGCCTGGTGCCTTATATCACCAATCACGGCCGGAAGGGTGGCACGCCCGTTGCCGTCTCGATCGTTAACGCCCTCTTGCGTATTGCGCAGGGGCGTGGGGAGCCGGCAAGGTGA